In Pseudomonas fluorescens, the following are encoded in one genomic region:
- the feaR gene encoding transcriptional regulator FeaR, with amino-acid sequence MITASTVRNEAFESWLSQVNQACGRFDARALDTDFYGELAEFRSGAINLSVVDMAHVHLYRTSKDVSTSSDGHYYAVFQMRGSSQLEQGDNRAQLGCGDIALIDASRPSDMIYNDDCRQLSLILPRQVVERGSHFNAVNCATRIAAGSPLAAMANKLVLDTRQQDGLDMQESEAVLDALASLLLPGISARDCGADAHERQFRKIIAFIDAHLSDEELCPELIAREVGISVRGLYRMFSKRGLVVAQYIKHRRLDFCAENLRRADVEQKLSALCYAWGFSDSSYFSSAFKSRFGVSPGAYRKRYSQN; translated from the coding sequence ATGATTACAGCATCGACGGTGCGCAACGAGGCGTTCGAAAGTTGGTTGAGCCAGGTGAACCAGGCCTGTGGGCGATTCGATGCCCGGGCGCTGGACACCGATTTCTATGGCGAACTGGCGGAATTTCGCAGCGGTGCGATCAACCTCAGTGTGGTCGACATGGCGCACGTGCATTTGTACCGCACCAGCAAGGACGTCAGCACCAGCAGCGACGGCCACTACTACGCGGTGTTCCAGATGCGCGGCAGCTCGCAGCTGGAGCAGGGCGACAACCGCGCGCAACTGGGCTGTGGCGACATCGCCCTGATCGACGCCAGCCGTCCGAGCGACATGATCTACAACGACGATTGCCGACAGCTGTCGCTGATTTTGCCGCGCCAGGTGGTCGAGCGCGGTTCGCACTTCAATGCCGTCAACTGCGCCACGCGCATCGCGGCCGGCAGCCCCCTGGCGGCGATGGCCAACAAGCTGGTGCTGGACACTCGCCAGCAGGACGGGCTGGACATGCAGGAAAGCGAGGCCGTGCTCGATGCCCTGGCCAGCCTGTTGCTGCCGGGCATCAGCGCCCGCGACTGCGGTGCGGACGCCCATGAGCGGCAATTTCGCAAAATCATCGCCTTCATCGACGCGCACCTGAGCGACGAAGAACTGTGCCCCGAGCTGATTGCCCGTGAAGTCGGGATTTCCGTGCGCGGCCTGTACCGGATGTTCTCCAAGCGCGGCCTGGTGGTGGCGCAATACATCAAGCACCGCCGCCTGGATTTTTGCGCCGAAAACCTGCGCCGGGCCGATGTCGAGCAGAAGCTTTCGGCGCTGTGTTATGCGTGGGGCTTCTCGGATTCGAGCTACTTCTCGTCGGCCTTCAAATCGCGCTTTGGTGTGTCACCGGGTGCTTATCGCAAGCGCTACAGTCAGAACTGA
- a CDS encoding amine dehydrogenase large subunit, whose product MRTNRISVQSALGLSLLVLGLNSARADLPAGTIGQTVLAFPPEAHRAFVIDVEFESFVAGRVTVVDPDQKRILGMVPTGFAAPSTLSHDKKTLYSADIWYSRGTRGTRTDVLTAWDSSTLSPAWEVLIPNKRAESLTQRYSLKPSGDDKFVYVYNFTPSTSVTVVDTQAKAVATEIAIPGCVLNYPVGNRRFASLCGDGSLQVVTLNDQGQETARSRTPFFDPNAEKLVERAVNVGDTYYFTTTTGTVRPVDFAGDAPKVLPSWSLVSDEDKKAGWAPGGWQMMAVAPKLDRLYVLMHDAHEPMKWEDPSPLIWAFDLKTHKKVATLEAPVPVWSMQATGDDKPLLLGADVEGGLQIFDLKTNKLTGSMPKVAKTATQVLSY is encoded by the coding sequence ATGCGAACAAACAGGATCTCCGTACAGTCAGCGCTAGGCCTGAGCCTGCTTGTACTCGGTTTGAACAGTGCCCGCGCGGACTTGCCCGCCGGTACGATTGGCCAGACCGTTCTGGCGTTTCCACCCGAAGCTCACCGCGCGTTCGTCATCGACGTCGAGTTCGAAAGCTTCGTGGCTGGCCGCGTGACCGTGGTCGACCCGGACCAGAAGCGCATCCTCGGCATGGTGCCGACCGGTTTCGCTGCGCCGTCGACCCTCAGCCACGACAAGAAAACCCTCTACAGTGCGGACATCTGGTATTCCCGCGGCACCCGCGGCACCCGCACCGACGTGCTCACCGCGTGGGACAGCTCGACCCTGTCGCCAGCCTGGGAAGTGCTGATTCCGAACAAGCGCGCCGAGTCGCTGACCCAGCGTTACTCGCTCAAGCCAAGCGGCGACGACAAGTTCGTCTACGTCTACAACTTCACGCCGTCGACCTCGGTAACCGTGGTCGATACCCAGGCCAAGGCAGTCGCTACGGAGATTGCGATCCCCGGTTGCGTGCTCAACTACCCGGTCGGCAACCGCCGCTTCGCCTCGTTGTGCGGCGACGGCAGCCTGCAGGTGGTGACCCTCAACGATCAGGGTCAGGAAACCGCGCGCAGCCGCACGCCGTTCTTTGATCCGAACGCGGAAAAACTGGTAGAGCGCGCCGTCAACGTCGGCGACACCTACTACTTCACCACCACGACCGGCACCGTACGCCCGGTGGATTTCGCCGGTGATGCGCCGAAGGTCCTGCCGTCCTGGTCGCTGGTTTCCGATGAAGACAAGAAGGCCGGTTGGGCACCAGGCGGGTGGCAGATGATGGCCGTGGCGCCGAAGCTGGACCGTCTGTACGTGCTGATGCACGACGCCCACGAACCGATGAAGTGGGAAGACCCGAGCCCGCTGATCTGGGCGTTTGATCTCAAGACCCACAAGAAGGTGGCGACCCTGGAGGCCCCGGTTCCGGTGTGGAGCATGCAGGCCACTGGCGACGATAAGCCGTTGTTGCTTGGCGCCGACGTGGAAGGCGGTTTGCAGATTTTCGATCTGAAGACCAACAAGCTCACCGGCAGCATGCCGAAAGTCGCCAAAACCGCGACTCAGGTCCTGAGCTACTGA
- a CDS encoding nuclear transport factor 2 family protein — MNEALLQRLATLEGESAVRRLMARYMDLCDVPRAAIHLSQLAQLFTEDAIWEGLGTQTAQTFGQHQGREAVAAFVGGYLPPSDHFKLNLHYLTSESIMVDGKAAQGQWIMQQISTYADGRNELFGTRLNIDFRCVDGVWLIAHFRTQRLFNTELFTLGAGA; from the coding sequence ATGAACGAGGCCTTGCTGCAGCGTCTGGCGACGCTCGAAGGGGAAAGTGCAGTTCGCCGTTTGATGGCGCGCTACATGGACCTGTGCGACGTGCCGCGGGCGGCGATTCATCTGAGCCAGTTGGCGCAACTGTTCACCGAAGATGCGATCTGGGAAGGCCTCGGCACCCAGACCGCACAGACCTTTGGTCAACACCAGGGGCGTGAAGCGGTGGCGGCGTTTGTCGGCGGTTATCTGCCGCCGTCCGACCACTTCAAGCTGAACCTGCATTACCTCACCAGCGAGTCGATCATGGTCGACGGCAAGGCGGCGCAGGGGCAGTGGATCATGCAGCAGATCTCGACTTACGCCGATGGCCGCAACGAGCTGTTCGGCACGCGGCTGAACATCGATTTTCGCTGTGTCGACGGCGTCTGGCTGATCGCGCATTTCCGTACGCAACGTCTGTTCAATACGGAGCTATTCACCTTGGGAGCGGGCGCATGA
- a CDS encoding PDR/VanB family oxidoreductase, translated as MMKVKIERIVDEALDIRSFRLVRSDGQPLDTYEPGAHVDLTGPTGVTRQYSLCSPPQDRRAYLVAVKKEAQSRGGSLALHEQVEEGMELEMGAPRNLFRLDETASEHVLFAAGIGVTPLLSMAYKLAGSGQPYRLHYFARSAQYAAFTELLATNFAESVEFHYGVEPADLDAALSECLERAGSAAHVYTCGPAPFMNKVVEVASRSRSDDAIHLEHFAADPAANSAPAGTFEVELASSGVVLQVPANTSLVDVLQAHGCDIDTECREGICGTCIVEVLDGLPEHRDNCLSNKEKASNKQICACVSRALSARLVLDL; from the coding sequence ATGATGAAGGTGAAGATCGAAAGGATCGTCGACGAAGCGCTGGATATCCGTTCCTTTCGCCTCGTGCGCAGTGACGGCCAGCCGCTCGACACCTATGAACCGGGTGCCCACGTCGACCTCACCGGGCCGACCGGGGTGACCCGCCAGTATTCGCTGTGCAGCCCGCCACAGGATCGCCGCGCCTACCTGGTGGCGGTGAAGAAAGAAGCGCAGTCGCGCGGTGGCTCGCTCGCGCTGCACGAGCAAGTGGAAGAGGGCATGGAGCTGGAAATGGGTGCGCCGCGCAACCTGTTCCGTCTCGATGAAACGGCCAGTGAACACGTGCTGTTCGCCGCCGGTATCGGTGTCACGCCGCTGCTGAGCATGGCCTACAAATTGGCTGGAAGCGGCCAGCCGTATCGCTTGCACTACTTCGCCCGCTCGGCGCAGTACGCTGCGTTTACCGAACTGTTGGCGACGAACTTTGCTGAATCAGTGGAGTTTCACTACGGCGTGGAACCCGCGGATCTCGACGCAGCGTTGAGCGAATGCCTGGAGCGTGCCGGCAGCGCCGCCCATGTCTACACCTGCGGCCCGGCGCCGTTCATGAACAAAGTGGTGGAAGTGGCGTCCCGCAGTCGCTCGGACGATGCCATTCACCTGGAGCACTTCGCCGCAGACCCGGCCGCCAACAGCGCCCCGGCGGGTACGTTCGAAGTCGAACTGGCCAGTTCCGGCGTGGTGTTGCAAGTGCCGGCCAACACCAGCCTGGTCGATGTGTTGCAGGCCCATGGTTGCGACATCGACACCGAGTGCCGCGAAGGTATCTGCGGCACCTGCATCGTCGAGGTGCTGGACGGTTTACCGGAGCACCGCGACAACTGTCTGTCGAACAAGGAAAAGGCCTCCAACAAGCAGATTTGCGCCTGTGTATCACGGGCGCTTTCCGCTCGTCTGGTATTGGACCTTTAA
- a CDS encoding SDR family oxidoreductase, whose amino-acid sequence MSRVALVTGASRGLGECIARRLHAAGYRVGLADVRLDGVQQLALELDGSGASAMAIELDVRSKADFQRARDLLTEQWGGTDILVNNAGVSKVAALMDITPEEFDESMAINLRGTFVACQVFGAHFAERGFGRIVNIASLAGQNGGTATGAHYAAAKGGVATLTKVFARELAPQGVTVNSISPGPLDLPVVRETVAPERLEQILKMIPAGTLGDPAFIADSVLLLIADNATSVTGACLDVNGGLFMR is encoded by the coding sequence ATGAGTCGAGTAGCCCTCGTAACGGGTGCCTCGCGCGGACTGGGCGAGTGCATTGCCCGCCGTCTGCACGCGGCAGGTTATCGCGTCGGCCTGGCCGATGTGCGCCTCGATGGCGTGCAGCAACTGGCTTTGGAACTCGATGGCAGCGGCGCCAGCGCTATGGCCATCGAGCTGGATGTGCGTAGCAAGGCCGACTTCCAGCGTGCCCGCGATCTGCTCACTGAGCAGTGGGGTGGCACCGACATTCTGGTGAACAACGCCGGTGTGTCGAAAGTCGCGGCGCTGATGGACATCACGCCGGAAGAGTTCGACGAGTCGATGGCGATCAACCTGCGCGGCACCTTTGTTGCCTGCCAGGTGTTCGGCGCGCATTTCGCCGAGCGCGGCTTCGGACGCATCGTCAACATTGCGTCCCTGGCCGGACAGAACGGCGGCACCGCCACCGGCGCGCACTACGCGGCGGCCAAGGGTGGCGTGGCGACCCTGACCAAGGTCTTCGCCCGTGAACTGGCACCCCAAGGCGTGACGGTCAACAGCATTTCGCCAGGTCCGCTGGACTTGCCAGTGGTACGCGAAACCGTGGCTCCGGAACGTCTGGAACAGATCCTGAAGATGATCCCGGCCGGCACCCTCGGTGATCCAGCGTTCATCGCCGACAGCGTGTTGCTGCTGATCGCCGATAACGCGACCTCCGTGACCGGCGCGTGCCTGGACGTCAATGGCGGCTTGTTCATGCGCTGA
- a CDS encoding aromatic-ring-hydroxylating dioxygenase subunit beta, protein MSNHDTLNGFAGPLAQAIEFIWREAELLDHKHYAEWATLWSESGKYIVPIDPDTEDFEATLNYAYDDARMRDLRIERLTAGYSPSAVDAAKTIRTISRFRLVEAAGDIVEVNSAQLLYAYKRGVHTPFVADLNHRIRFTDGVPTLERKVVRLINSTDSLSALGFLL, encoded by the coding sequence ATGAGCAATCACGACACCCTGAACGGTTTTGCAGGTCCCTTGGCCCAGGCCATCGAGTTCATCTGGCGCGAAGCCGAACTGCTCGACCACAAGCACTACGCCGAATGGGCGACCCTGTGGAGCGAAAGCGGCAAGTACATCGTGCCGATCGACCCGGACACCGAGGACTTCGAGGCGACCCTGAACTACGCCTACGACGATGCGCGCATGCGTGACCTGCGCATCGAACGCCTGACCGCCGGCTACTCGCCGTCGGCAGTGGATGCAGCGAAAACCATCCGCACGATCTCGCGTTTCCGCCTGGTGGAAGCGGCCGGCGACATCGTCGAAGTCAACTCGGCGCAACTGCTGTACGCCTACAAGCGCGGCGTACACACGCCATTTGTGGCCGACCTGAACCACCGTATCCGCTTCACCGACGGCGTGCCGACCCTGGAGCGCAAAGTGGTGCGCCTGATCAACTCCACCGACAGCCTGAGCGCGCTCGGCTTCCTTTTGTGA
- a CDS encoding aromatic ring-hydroxylating dioxygenase subunit alpha: protein MSTHEYQLIATSKSPEDLVQHDRVDVSLYNDPALFEAELDKIFYRTWVWVAHESEVRNSGDFKTATIGRRPVIVVRDKKNNINVLENRCRHRGATVCEKHKGNATGFTCPYHSWSYGLDGKLRALPYPDGYEGILEKSELPLTSLRVESYAGMVFASYNDEIEPLEDFLGGAKHWMDLFMKQGAGYPIKTQGEHKFSFKGNWKIQLENTTDGYHFPIVHKSFMSSVDEETSEMLSFMTDEQAVTHSLGNGHSVMVMVPEHVDLDHDDGTEQLQERFAHVTEELSKTLPADQVRRIVRSLHGAGFNLNLFPNVAMSMSFFRVLRPVSVTETEIRHVALGMDGGPEIANRERMRIHEHFQGPFGFGSPDDAEAWDRVQRGSYAGVDAPILVNRGLNREITAENGDKVSHATDEGGMRGAYDMWRRMMSQ, encoded by the coding sequence ATGAGCACTCATGAATATCAGCTGATCGCAACGTCGAAAAGCCCCGAAGACCTGGTTCAGCATGACCGCGTCGACGTCTCGCTGTACAACGACCCGGCGCTGTTCGAAGCCGAGCTGGACAAGATTTTCTACCGCACCTGGGTGTGGGTTGCCCACGAAAGCGAAGTGCGCAATAGCGGCGACTTCAAGACCGCCACCATCGGCCGTCGCCCGGTGATTGTCGTGCGCGACAAGAAGAACAACATCAACGTGCTGGAAAACCGTTGTCGGCACCGTGGCGCCACCGTGTGCGAGAAGCACAAGGGCAACGCCACCGGTTTCACTTGCCCGTACCACAGCTGGTCCTATGGCCTGGATGGCAAGCTGCGTGCGCTGCCGTATCCGGATGGCTACGAAGGCATCCTGGAGAAATCCGAACTGCCGCTGACCAGCCTGCGCGTCGAAAGCTACGCCGGCATGGTGTTCGCCAGCTACAACGACGAGATCGAACCGCTGGAAGACTTCCTCGGCGGCGCCAAGCACTGGATGGACCTGTTCATGAAGCAGGGCGCCGGTTACCCGATCAAGACCCAGGGCGAACACAAGTTCAGCTTCAAGGGCAACTGGAAGATCCAGCTGGAAAACACCACCGATGGTTACCACTTCCCGATCGTGCACAAGTCGTTCATGTCGTCGGTGGATGAAGAAACCTCGGAAATGCTCTCGTTCATGACCGACGAACAAGCCGTGACCCACTCCCTGGGCAACGGCCACAGCGTGATGGTGATGGTGCCGGAGCACGTCGACCTCGATCATGACGACGGCACCGAACAGTTGCAGGAGCGCTTCGCCCATGTGACTGAAGAACTGTCGAAAACCCTGCCGGCCGATCAGGTCCGTCGCATCGTGCGCTCGCTGCACGGCGCCGGTTTCAACCTGAACCTGTTCCCGAATGTGGCGATGTCGATGTCGTTCTTCCGCGTGCTGCGCCCGGTGTCGGTCACCGAAACCGAGATCCGCCACGTCGCCCTCGGCATGGACGGCGGCCCGGAAATCGCCAACCGCGAACGCATGCGCATCCACGAACACTTCCAGGGCCCGTTCGGTTTCGGCAGCCCTGACGATGCCGAGGCTTGGGATCGCGTGCAACGCGGCTCGTACGCCGGCGTCGATGCGCCAATCCTGGTCAACCGCGGCCTGAACCGCGAAATCACTGCTGAAAACGGCGACAAGGTCAGCCACGCCACCGACGAAGGCGGTATGCGCGGTGCCTACGACATGTGGAGAAGGATGATGAGCCAATGA
- a CDS encoding MauE/DoxX family redox-associated membrane protein, protein MHTDPIFIITSAIAIAVLLASAATHKLRAPARFARQLADYQLLPEALVRPTARLVPLLELAIAFALLAPVSRGYAALSAASLLALYAAAIGINLWRGRADIDCGCAGPDQAQPLRPVLLLRNSALVALALVASVAPVARDLNLFDGFVTLAAAAVALLIYAAADGLLANSPLLLKLIGR, encoded by the coding sequence ATGCACACAGATCCGATCTTCATCATAACCAGCGCCATCGCCATCGCGGTGTTGCTGGCCAGCGCCGCAACCCACAAGTTGCGCGCGCCGGCCCGCTTCGCCCGGCAGCTGGCGGACTATCAACTGCTGCCCGAGGCGCTGGTGCGCCCGACGGCGCGGCTGGTGCCGCTGCTGGAACTGGCCATCGCCTTTGCCCTGCTGGCGCCGGTCAGCCGTGGTTACGCCGCGTTGAGCGCCGCCAGCCTGTTAGCCCTGTACGCCGCCGCCATCGGTATCAACCTGTGGCGCGGTCGTGCGGACATCGACTGCGGTTGCGCCGGCCCCGACCAGGCACAGCCGCTGCGCCCGGTACTGCTGCTGCGCAACAGCGCACTGGTGGCACTGGCGCTGGTGGCCAGCGTGGCCCCGGTTGCCCGCGACCTCAACTTGTTCGATGGCTTCGTGACCCTGGCCGCCGCCGCAGTCGCGCTGCTCATCTACGCCGCGGCCGATGGCTTGCTGGCGAATTCCCCTCTTCTGCTCAAATTGATTGGTAGGTAA
- a CDS encoding acyl-CoA dehydrogenase family protein has translation MLRSAVAQQDPVSAPVVPMVESQLFQQVLDEVRQRREEFDAGSHVPRDMIERFKQVGIYRAATPKCFGGDALAPSLFLQMIERISEADGSAGWVASFGSAGVYLAALPRETLAELYADSPDLVFAGGLFPLQPAEAVEGGYKVNGTWKFASGCKGADLLGVGIGAAGGKPRTAVFRPEQVDIVENWEVVGLKGTGSHDLRVSDKRVEERWTFIRGGAATIEEPLFHYPSIAYAAQVLAVVNLGLARAALDEISRMAGGSGITGAPKLSDRAYVRIEIAKAEAKLSAARGFFYNATEQVWNSILAGNPVTPEQTSLLRLSAIHVSQAGAEVVQSAYSLAGTTAIYLRHPLQRYLRDSMVVTQHAFLSEGLYDGAGSVFLGVSPFPGYI, from the coding sequence ATGCTGCGTTCAGCTGTCGCGCAACAAGACCCTGTGTCCGCCCCGGTCGTGCCAATGGTCGAGAGTCAGCTATTTCAGCAGGTGCTGGATGAGGTCCGCCAACGCCGCGAAGAATTCGACGCCGGCTCCCACGTGCCTCGGGACATGATCGAGCGCTTCAAGCAGGTGGGCATCTACCGCGCCGCCACGCCGAAATGCTTCGGCGGCGACGCCCTGGCACCTTCGCTGTTCCTGCAAATGATCGAGCGCATCTCCGAAGCCGACGGCTCGGCGGGTTGGGTGGCCAGCTTCGGCAGCGCCGGTGTCTACCTGGCAGCGTTGCCTCGCGAAACCCTGGCTGAACTCTACGCCGATAGCCCTGACCTGGTGTTCGCCGGTGGCTTGTTCCCGTTGCAACCAGCCGAGGCTGTAGAGGGCGGTTATAAGGTCAACGGCACCTGGAAATTCGCCAGCGGCTGCAAAGGCGCAGACCTGTTGGGCGTTGGCATCGGCGCCGCTGGCGGCAAGCCGCGCACGGCAGTATTTCGCCCGGAGCAGGTAGACATCGTCGAGAACTGGGAAGTGGTCGGCCTCAAGGGCACTGGCAGTCATGACCTGCGAGTGAGCGATAAACGCGTTGAGGAGCGCTGGACATTCATCCGTGGCGGTGCCGCGACCATCGAAGAACCGCTGTTCCACTACCCGTCGATCGCCTACGCCGCGCAAGTGTTGGCGGTGGTCAACCTCGGCCTGGCCCGTGCCGCACTGGACGAAATCAGCCGCATGGCTGGCGGCAGCGGCATCACCGGCGCACCGAAATTGTCCGACCGCGCTTACGTGCGCATCGAGATCGCCAAGGCTGAAGCCAAGCTCAGCGCCGCCCGCGGTTTTTTCTACAACGCCACCGAACAGGTGTGGAACTCGATCCTGGCCGGCAACCCGGTCACGCCGGAGCAAACCAGCCTGTTGCGCCTGTCGGCCATTCACGTGTCCCAGGCCGGTGCCGAGGTGGTGCAGAGCGCCTACAGCCTGGCCGGCACCACCGCTATTTACCTGCGCCATCCGCTTCAGCGCTATCTGCGCGATTCGATGGTGGTGACCCAGCACGCCTTCCTCAGCGAAGGCCTGTATGACGGCGCCGGCTCGGTGTTCCTCGGCGTCTCGCCGTTTCCGGGCTACATCTGA
- a CDS encoding ATP-binding protein: MYQPKPNDFYALIEAMPLCIILHDAHTKEILWANAAALAALGFTLEELTPLKAPDMTRDAPKYRRSVGLRWLEGAARTGQRAIEWCYRSKQGVEILSEAVATLVHLDGRDVLMVQFRDISKEDKVKRDLKRFESRLKAFMQDLAEGVAVLGPEGDIRFISDSGAHLLNSEVHKLMGKNFLAWCDDASGQRLLQQLAHERPKHTPFNVHYKVQRRDGEWRWHDATCRYIEIEDDLVGHLLLFRDVTEQVQAEEARRVSEQKLEYLARYNAMGEMAVAIAHELSQPLAATRNFIEGAVIRLGNAGETDQGVAWGLQNAVRQIEHASVIIKSVRDYVVKLEQTEELVDLNELLRETRYFISLRADPSLVRVEVVTAPEPLRVSCEKVLIGQVILNLAFNAIEEMADLPTERRLLRIHASRENDVALVRIEDCGRGIQAQAQEKLFDGFFSSKVSGNGIGLALCKNIIGRHRGDIWAQNLEPCGAVFSFSLPLASLV, translated from the coding sequence ATGTACCAGCCAAAACCGAACGACTTTTATGCGCTGATCGAAGCCATGCCGCTGTGCATCATTCTTCATGACGCGCACACCAAGGAAATTCTCTGGGCCAACGCCGCTGCCCTGGCGGCGCTGGGCTTTACCCTGGAAGAACTGACGCCGCTCAAGGCCCCGGACATGACCCGCGACGCACCGAAGTACCGGCGCTCGGTGGGCTTGCGCTGGCTGGAAGGTGCCGCGCGCACCGGGCAACGGGCCATCGAGTGGTGCTATCGCTCCAAGCAAGGGGTGGAGATTCTTTCCGAGGCGGTGGCGACCCTGGTGCACCTGGACGGTCGCGATGTGTTGATGGTGCAGTTCCGCGACATTTCCAAGGAGGACAAGGTCAAGCGCGACCTCAAGCGTTTCGAGAGCCGGCTCAAGGCCTTCATGCAGGACCTGGCCGAAGGCGTGGCGGTGCTCGGCCCCGAGGGCGACATTCGCTTTATCAGCGACTCCGGCGCGCACCTGCTCAACAGCGAAGTGCACAAGCTGATGGGCAAGAACTTCCTGGCCTGGTGCGACGACGCATCCGGCCAGCGCCTGTTGCAACAGCTTGCCCATGAGAGACCGAAGCACACGCCGTTCAACGTGCATTACAAGGTGCAACGCCGCGATGGCGAGTGGCGCTGGCATGACGCAACCTGCCGCTACATCGAGATAGAGGACGATCTGGTCGGCCACCTGCTGCTGTTCCGCGACGTCACCGAGCAGGTGCAGGCCGAAGAGGCGCGGCGGGTCAGCGAGCAGAAACTCGAGTACCTGGCGCGCTACAACGCCATGGGTGAAATGGCCGTGGCGATTGCCCACGAGTTGAGCCAGCCATTGGCGGCGACTCGCAACTTTATTGAAGGCGCAGTGATTCGCCTGGGCAACGCCGGCGAAACCGATCAAGGCGTCGCCTGGGGTTTGCAGAACGCGGTGCGGCAAATCGAGCATGCCTCGGTGATCATCAAGAGCGTGCGCGATTACGTGGTCAAGCTGGAACAGACCGAAGAGCTGGTCGACCTCAATGAGCTGCTGCGCGAAACCCGCTACTTCATCAGCCTGCGGGCCGATCCGAGCCTGGTGCGCGTGGAAGTCGTCACCGCGCCCGAACCGCTGCGGGTGAGTTGCGAGAAGGTGCTGATCGGCCAGGTGATCCTTAACCTGGCCTTCAACGCCATTGAAGAAATGGCCGACTTGCCTACTGAACGTCGCTTGCTGCGCATCCATGCCAGCCGCGAGAACGATGTGGCCCTGGTGCGCATTGAAGACTGCGGTCGAGGCATCCAGGCCCAGGCGCAGGAAAAGCTGTTCGACGGGTTCTTCTCGTCCAAGGTCAGCGGCAACGGCATTGGCCTGGCGCTGTGCAAGAACATCATCGGCCGCCACCGTGGCGATATCTGGGCGCAAAACCTCGAGCCGTGCGGCGCGGTGTTCAGCTTCTCCCTTCCCCTCGCTTCCCTCGTTTAA
- a CDS encoding amidase, translating into MSTFISEFLLGGNGKRVAIKDSIDIAGHPTRSGSRAFADAPAATKNAEVVDAILDAGWQIVGKTNLHELAFGVTGINDWTGTPINPQAPDRVPGGSSSGSASAVAAGLADIAIGTDTGGSVRVPAACCGIAGLKPTYGRVSRVGAHPLESSLDCVGPFAKSMDDLIAAMQVICPGFTAQGLPSDGARVGFLEVACDSHLQASLGAAADRAGWRRSNLHLSEFEAAFAAGLTVINFENWAAFGHLTGKGLIGADVETRLLAASRTTRQDLAEAEAVRTAFTQQVDAALEDFAVLLLPTMPTLPPTLSEARAGSKAVAGMTPLVRPFNLSGHAALTVPVELDCGGLKVGLQIVGRKGQDELVCAFGAQLQQSMAGERLGSKSKS; encoded by the coding sequence ATGAGTACTTTCATCAGCGAATTCCTCCTCGGTGGCAACGGCAAACGGGTTGCGATCAAAGACTCCATCGACATCGCCGGCCATCCGACCCGTTCGGGCAGCCGTGCCTTCGCCGATGCACCGGCGGCGACGAAAAACGCCGAAGTGGTCGATGCGATCCTCGACGCTGGCTGGCAGATCGTCGGCAAGACCAACCTGCATGAACTGGCGTTCGGCGTGACCGGCATCAACGACTGGACCGGTACACCGATCAACCCACAAGCGCCGGACCGTGTTCCTGGCGGCTCGTCCAGCGGTTCGGCTTCGGCGGTCGCGGCAGGCTTGGCGGACATCGCCATCGGCACCGACACCGGTGGTTCGGTGCGGGTGCCGGCGGCGTGCTGTGGCATTGCCGGGCTCAAGCCGACTTATGGTCGCGTCAGCCGTGTCGGCGCCCATCCGCTGGAATCCAGCCTCGATTGCGTCGGGCCGTTCGCCAAAAGCATGGACGACCTGATTGCCGCGATGCAGGTGATCTGCCCGGGCTTTACCGCTCAAGGCCTGCCAAGCGATGGCGCCAGGGTCGGCTTTCTCGAGGTGGCCTGCGATTCGCACCTGCAAGCCAGCCTGGGTGCCGCCGCCGACCGCGCCGGATGGCGTCGCAGCAACCTGCACCTGAGCGAATTCGAAGCGGCGTTCGCCGCCGGCCTGACCGTGATCAATTTCGAAAACTGGGCGGCGTTCGGCCACCTGACCGGCAAGGGCCTGATCGGCGCCGATGTGGAAACACGTTTGCTGGCGGCCAGCCGCACCACGCGCCAAGACCTGGCCGAGGCCGAAGCCGTGCGCACAGCGTTCACCCAACAAGTGGACGCGGCGCTGGAAGACTTTGCGGTGTTACTGCTGCCGACGATGCCGACCCTGCCGCCGACCCTCAGCGAGGCCCGCGCCGGCAGCAAAGCGGTGGCCGGCATGACTCCGCTGGTTCGGCCTTTCAACCTCAGCGGCCACGCGGCCCTGACGGTTCCGGTGGAACTCGACTGCGGTGGGCTGAAGGTTGGCTTGCAAATCGTTGGGCGCAAAGGTCAGGACGAACTGGTCTGCGCCTTCGGCGCGCAACTGCAACAGAGCATGGCCGGTGAACGGCTTGGCTCTAAATCAAAATCATAA